In a genomic window of Brassica rapa cultivar Chiifu-401-42 chromosome A10, CAAS_Brap_v3.01, whole genome shotgun sequence:
- the LOC103846638 gene encoding zinc finger CCCH domain-containing protein 55: MDSGDPTTLLLTKIRILEPDYAPKIIGYLLLQDFSEKDLMRLALGPETVLQSIILKVKGQLGLFTSPSTPTSPSPFNPISRPPINGRGGGGSPLSNGFMDFRRNSPSSSPSPTSPWSVNSVGLANGSILKPLSSHQSNGDAASAESDLLEDQQLNDYLSFLDDSKTEEAVDLTDYSVDNGETHLLHRRSFSADASFGSGEDGFGAGFKPCVYFSRGLCKNGESCKFVHGGFPDNVDGNGIVADSSRKVESFGRQHEEMMRLKMAYQQQRLASQLLGRVPQMSYEKRMEFLLHQHAHRDGALPFGDERYWSSSPGRLERMELMAMQFGDLSNSAARQIYLTFPAESTFKDEDVATYFSLFGTVQDVRIPYQQKRMFGFVSFAQPETVKVVLARGNPHFICDSRVLVKPYKEKGKAFDKKHQYLLQQQMERGNYSPCSSPSGIDPDPQLGSKMFYERREMMRRKMEEAELHRAIELERRRVINLQLPEFKNSGGVSNHHRSFSVGSPGYFPSAINQSPDIQSELTSADAFKVVDETNSKSINSNNYSNGAKEGTNESETDTGSPIELVLPSNLFPSATATDDSAETNANAGVSVSSTNGDEPPATTSNLMQ; this comes from the exons ATGGATTCCGGCGACCCGACAACTTTGCTTTTAACGAAAATAAGGATCTTGGAGCCAGATTACGCTCCGAAGATCATAGGGTATCTTCTCTTACAAGACTTTAGCGAGAAGGACTTGATGCGTCTCGCTCTTGGACCTGAGACAGTTCTTCAGTCCATTATCTTAAAAGTGAAGGGTCAGTTAGGTCTCTTCACCTCGCCTTCTACTCCGACGTCTCCTTCTCCGTTTAACCCCATCTCTCGTCCACCCATCAACggccgaggaggaggagggagcCCTCTCTCTAATGGGTTTATGGATTTCAGAAGAAACTCTccgtcttcttctccttccccCACCTCTCCATGGTCAGTCAACAGTGTGGGCCTTGCTAATGGAAGCATCTTGAAGCCCTTGAGCTCTCACCAAAGCAACGGAGATGCTGCTAGTGCTGAATCTGATTTGCTGGAAGATCAGCAGCTCAATGATTACCTTTCGTTTCTAGATGATTCGAAAACCGAGGAAGCTGTAGATCTTACAGACTACTCTGTTGACAATGGAGAGACCCATCTGCTTCACAGGAGGAGTTTCTCGGCAGATGCGTCTTTTGGGTCTGGAGAAGATGGGTTTGGCGCTGGATTCAAACCTTGTGTGTATTTCAGTAGAGGGTTGTGTAAGAACGGAGAGAGCTGCAAGTTTGTCCATGGAGGGTTTCCGGATAACGTTGATGGTAATGGCATTGTggctgattcgtccaggaaagTTGAGAGCTTTGGTAGGCAGCATGAGGAGATGATGAGGTTGAAGATGGCTTATCAGCAGCAGAGGCTGGCTTCTCAGCTCCTTGGTAGGGTTCCTCAGATGTCTTATGAGAAGAGAATGGAGTTTCTCTTGCATCAGCATGCTCACAG AGATGGTGCATTGCCTTTTGGTGATGAGAGATACTGGAGCAGCAGCCCGGGAAGGCTTGAGAGGATGGAGCTAATGGCAATGCAGTTTGGTGATCTGTCTAACTCGGCAGCTAGACAGATTTATTTGACATTCCCTGCTGAGAGCACGTTTAAGGATGAGGACGTTGCTACTTACTTCAG CCTTTTTGGAACAGTGCAAGATGTGCGGATACCATACCAACAGAAGCGTATGTTTGGCTTTGTTTCATTTGCTCAGCCTGAGACTGTGAAGGTTGTACTAGCTAGAGGGAATCCTCATTTCATTTGCGACTCACGTGTTCTTGTCAAACCGTACAAAGAAAAAGGCAAAGCCTTTGACAA GAAGCATCAGTATCTGCTACAGCAGCAGATGGAGCGTGGGAATTACTCCCCATGTTCCAGTCCATCTGGGATTGATCCTGATCCCCAACTTG GTTCGAAGATGTTCTATGAGAGgagggagatgatgagaaggaAAATGGAGGAAGCTGAGCTGCACAGAGCTATTGAACTTGAAAGAAGACGCGTCATTAATTTGCAGCTTCCTGAGTTCAAGAATAGTGGAGGAGTGTCTAATCATCACCGTAGCTTCTCCGTGGGGTCTCCTGGTTATTTTCCATCTGCCATCAACCAAAGCCCTGATATTCAATCTGAACTCACTAGTGCAGATGCTTTCAAAG TAGTTGATGAGACCAACTCAAAGAGTATTAACAGCAATAACTACTCAAACGGTGCAAAAGAAGGGACCAACGAGAGTGAAACCGACACTGGAAGCCCTATAGAGCTTGTTCTTCCTAGTAATCTCTTCCCTTCTGCAACAGCTACTGATGATTCTGCTGAAACTAATGCAAATGCTGGAGTCTCCGTCTCCTCTACTAATGGAGATGAGCCACCAGCCACTACCAGTAACCTGATGCAGTAG
- the LOC103846639 gene encoding uncharacterized protein LOC103846639: MSNFGDLNPVFSASGRSTNNPDPAFNSRLSKPRFSKVRRQVKPPSVTSDFLPPAPHQGFNPFLHRGSPDDAGFGRGVHEGFVFGGSSSGDQVLEDLGKLKIGVDDVRFASRLPGDMQNLNIKDSRSNAGRNVDDDELQSLLKNKLNLDPSFGSSSSSWSTGGRVIHEGLEKLNISEKVMNDNAKAKASMDYVGEKILSDDLSRKLNVGGGLATDGINIGRSSAAESLQGGVSEKKVHGFSSSCPMNYSFVGTEPSEHRNAHDAASTVNTSAFSFSSNGKSGGTSFMEFKTPNLKPNPFSSLDQKLGFNAKKDSVGASRGRRKGVKQPVKVQLNIGNEFAFAESAFPQGTSEASDSYSPMDVSPYEETADSRDFNAGSDQFANPDNIPPAALNDAFDAELAAATERMDINEEDEVNNYQAEGLNTGECAEGDDLAEDSISGAETESFKTAAEEMETSSDTFASASESEVTSSYRPDRQENDNHSLFNSNAASSSFTFSASSFSGVQGPQSTSKRISRKKYPVPLGQDPYILIPNASSFKSSQHSPVTGVQSHLSMGKPSERDPVTRLHKPINNPVMDKARDEKDVSNAAQEACEKWRLRGNNAYKNGDLSRAEESYTQGIDSVPKIETSRNCLRALMLCYSNRAATRMALGRMREAISDCTMASSIDSNFLKVQVRAGNCYLSLGEIEDASRYFKKCLQTGSDICVDRKISVEASEGLQKAQRVSECMHEAGCRLQLRTSTDAEKALEILEESLLISPYSENLLTMKGEALLMLEKYEASIKLCEQTIDLAGKNSLPVDANKYPDSDDTPKDLNFGIWRCRLMLKSYFHMGKLEEAINSLEKQEQLLSATKRDGHKPLESFIPFAATIRELLRLKSAGNEAFKSGRHAEAVEHYTAALSCNVESRSFTAVCFCNRSAAYKALGQLSDAIADCSLAIALDQNYSKAISRRATLFEMLRDYGQAASDMHRYVNILTKQMEEKTSGIHDRVTNLANDTRQARMRLSELEEKSRKETSLDMYLVLGVVPSCSASDIRKAYRKAALKHHPDKAGQSLTRNESKDERLWKEIGEEVRRDTDKLFKMIGEAYAVLSDPAKRSQYDLEEEMQNSQRRRDGASTSGAEPDVNYPFSNSRRNWREGWSSSRRDPSAPRWSEQNRSNRYPL, translated from the exons ATGAGCAACTTCGGGGACTTGAATCCGGTTTTCTCAGCATCGGGTCGAAGCACCAACAACCCGGACCCGGCTTTCAATTCGCGTCTCTCGAAGCCGAGATTCTCCAAGGTCAGAAGGCAAGTCAAGCCTCCCTCCGTCACCTCCGATTTCTTGCCTCCTGCTCCTCATCAGGGATTCAACCCCTTTCTCCACCGCGGATCTCCCGACGACGCCGGATTTGGCCGCGGCGTTCACGAAGGTTTCGTGTTTGGAGGATCGAGCTCTGGTGACCAAGTTTTGGAGGATTTGGGGAAGCTGAAGATTGGGGTTGATGATGTGCGTTTTGCTTCTAGGCTTCCTGGTGATATGCAGAATCTCAATATCAAGGATTCTCGTTCCAATGCGGGTAGAAACGTGGATGATGATGAGCTTCAATCTCTCTTGAAGAATAAACTCAATCTTGATCCTAGctttggttcttcttcttcttcgtggaGTACAGGTGGGCGTGTGATCCATGAAGGTTTGGAGAAGTTGAATATCTCAGAGAAGGTTATGAATGATAATGCCAAAGCCAAAGCATCGATGGATTATGTTGGGGAGAAGATACTCTCTGATGATTTGTCTCGAAAGTTGAACGTTGGAGGAGGTTTAGCTACTGATGGGATCAACATAGGGCGTTCATCAGCAGCAGAATCACTCCAGGGAGGTGTGAGTGAGAAGAAAGTTCATGGCTTTAGCAGTTCATGTCCGATGAACTATAGTTTTGTAGGTACAGAGCCAAGTGAACATCGAAATGCTCATGATGCGGCCTCTACAGTTAATACTTCCGCGTTCAGTTTCTCGAGTAATGGAAAGAGTGGTGGGACGAGTTTTATGGAGTTCAAGACCCCTAATTTGAAGCCAAACCCTTTTTCTAGCTTGGATCAGAAACTGGGGTTTAATGCAAAGAAGGACAGTGTTGGTGCCTCAAGAGGGAGAAGGAAAGGGGTTAAGCAGCCTGTGAAAGTTCAGCTTAATATTGGAAATGAATTTGCTTTTGCAGAAAGTGCGTTTCCACAAGGAACTAGCGAGGCTTCTGATTCTTATTCACCGATGGATGTATCTCCGTATGAAGAGACTGCGGATTCTAGAGACTTTAACGCTGGATCAGATCAGTTTGCGAATCCTGACAACATACCTCCTGCTGCTTTAAATGATGCGTTTGATGCAGAGCTAGCTGCTGCAACCGAACGTATGGACATAAACGAGGAGGATGAAGTTAATAATTATCAAGCTGAGGGACTTAACACTGGCGAATGTGCTGAGGGTGATGACCTTGCTGAAGATTCTATATCTGGGGCTGAAACGGAAAGTTTTAAAACAGCAGCGGAAGAGATGGAAACTAGTAGTGATACTTTCGCCTCAGCTTCAGAAAGTGAGGTTACTTCAAGCTATAGGCCTGATAGGCAAGAAAATGACAACCATTCCCTGTTTAATTCAAATGCTGCTAGCTCCAGCTTTACCTTTTCTGCTTCATCGTTTTCCGGAGTGCAAGGGCCACAATCAACATCTAAGCGTATCAGCAGGAAGAAGTATCCAGTTCCACTTGGGCAGGATCCATATATTTTGATTCCAAATGCTTCATCATTCAAATCTTCACAACACTCGCCGGTAACTGGTGTTCAGTCACACCTGTCCATGGGGAAACCCAGTGAAAGGGATCCGGTTACTCGTCTACACAAGCCTATTAATAATCCTGTGATGGACAAAGCACGAGACGAAAAAGATGTGTCTAATGCAGCGCAAGAAGCATGTGAAAAATGGCGATTAAG AGGAAACAATGCTTACAAAAATGGGGATCTTTCCAGAGCTGAGGAATCTTACACTCAAGGGATAGATTCAGTGCCTAAAATCGAGACGTCTAGAAACTGTCTCAGGGCGCTGATGCTTTGCTACAGCAACCGTGCTGCAACACGCATGGCCCTTGGGAGAATGAGAGAAGCAATATCAGATTGTACGATGGCTTCTTCAATAGACTCCAATTTCCTTAAAGTTCAAGTCCGAGCTGGAAA TTGTTATCTTTCACTTGGGGAGATTGAAGACGCATCCAGGTACTTTAAAAAATGCTTGCAAACTGGAAGTGACATCTGCGTGGACCGCAAAATCAGTGTAGAGGCTTCTGAAGGTCTACAAAAGGCACAG AGAGTTTCGGAATGCATGCATGAAGCTGGCTGTCGTTTGCAGCTCAGAACATCAACTGATGCTGAGAAAGCTTTGGAAATATTGGAAGAATCTCTGCTGATAAGTCCATACTCTGAAAACTTACTCACCATGAAGGGAGAGGCTCTTTTGATG CTTGAGAAGTATGAAGCATCAATAAAGCTTTGTGAGCAGACAATTGATTTGGCTGGAAAGAATTCTCTTCCCGTAGATGCTAATAAATACCCAGATTCTGATGACACTCCCAAGGATTTAAACTTTGGAATCTGGCGGTGCCGTCTCATGCTTAAATCGTATTTCCATATGGGAAAGCTTGAGGAGGCGATTAATTCTCTAGAGAAGCAAGAACAACTACTATCTGCTACAAAAAG AGATGGACACAAACCTCTTGAATCCTTCATCCCGTTTGCTGCTACCATACGTGAGTTGTTGCGCCTTAAG TCGGCAGGGAATGAAGCATTTAAGTCTGGACGACACGCTGAAGCAGTTGAACATTACACCGCAGCCTTGTCGTGCAACGTGGAATCACGTTCTTTTACAGCTGTGTGTTTCTGTAATCGTTCTGCGGCATATAAAGCTCTTGGTCAACTCTCTGACGCCATTGCAGACTGCAGTCTTGCCATTGCTCTCGACCAAAATTACTCAAAG GCTATTTCTAGACGGGCCACGTTGTTCGAGATGCTGAGGGATTATGGACAGGCTGCGAGTGACATGCATAGATATGTGAATATTCTAACCAAGCAAATGGAAGAGAAAACCTCTGGGATTCACGACAGAGTCACTAATTTGGCGAACGACACTAGACAAGCTCGTATGCGACTTTCTGAACTGGAAGAGAAATCAAGGAAAGAAACTTCGTTGGATATGTACCTCGTCTT GGGTGTAGTGCCATCATGCTCTGCTTCAGATATCAGAAAGGCATATAGGAAGGCCGCACTCAAACATCATCCCGACAAG GCTGGTCAGTCATTGACAAGAAACGAGAGTAAAGATGAGAGGTTATGGAAGGAGATAGGAGAAGAAGTACGCAGAGATActgataaattatttaaaatgattGGAGAAGCGTATGCTGTACTTTCAGACCCTGCAAAG CGTTCTCAGTATGATCTTGAAGAAGAGATGCAAAATTCACAAAGGAGACGTGATGGAGCCAGCACATCTGGAGCAGAGCCAGATGTTAATTATCCTTTCAGTAACAGTAGAAGAAACTGGAGAGAAGGATGGAGTTCTTCACGTAGGGACCCATCAGCTCCGAGATGGTCTGAACAAAACCGATCAAACAGATACCCCTTGTAA
- the LOC103846640 gene encoding THUMP domain-containing protein 1, translated as MATGDQGKKRKQRYLPQNRPAKKKGAYPLKPGVQGFFISCDGGREYQASQEAINVIDSFFEELMHGTGLKMNSSGVLENPINKKVTFSYSEDEDEEEDDEANNDKEEENKEVGDKEEVSVGGDKQVDAKELASEGSSEVKQVAETETEKDEEKEEEKQKDVIEEPPKKKPCVEEATASAKVNGNAEKSKRSRRFMKLDPGCNGIVFIQMKRREGDPSPKDIVQHAMTSAAATKKHMSRFILRILPIEVACYPSEEEISRAIKPLVEQYFPVETDNPRKFAVLYGARANTGLDRMKIINTVAKSIPAPHKVDLNNPEMSIVVEIVKTVCLIGVVEKYKELAKYNLRQLTSTK; from the exons ATGGCTACCGGTGACCAGGGCAAGAAGAGAAAGCAGCGTTATCTCCCTCAGAAT AGACCAGCTAAGAAGAAGGGAGCTTACCCTCTGAAGCCTGGTGTACAAGGTTTCTTCATCTCCTGCGATGGAGGACGCGAATACCAAGCTTCTCAGGAAGCTATTAACGTCATAGATTCC TTTTTTGAGGAGCTAATGCATGGGACTGGCTTGAAAATGAATTCATCTGGGGTGCTTGAGAACCCGATTAACAAAAAGGTTACATTTTCCTATAGCGAGGATGAggatgaagaggaagatgatgagGCTAATAATGACAAGGAAGAGGAAAACAAAGAGGTTGGGGATAAGGAAGAAGTGAGTGTAGGCGGTGATAAACAAGTGGATGCGAAAGAATTAGCAAGCGAAGGTTCATCTGAAGTCAAACAAGTGGCAGAAACTGAGACTGAAAAGgacgaagaaaaagaagaagagaaacaaaaggaTGTTATCGAAGAACCTCCAAAAAAGAAGCCATGTGTGGAAGAAGCAACTGCATCAGCAAAAGTAAATGGAAATGCAGAAAAGTCTAAAAGATCG AGACGATTCATGAAGTTAGATCCTGGTTGCAACGGTATTGTCTTCATCCAGATGAAAAGGAGAGAAGGTGACCCAAGTCCCAAAGATATTGTACAGCATGCAATGACTTCTGCTGCTGCAACCAAAAAACATATGTCAAG GTTCATCCTAAGAATTTTACCAATTGAAGTGGCGTGTTATCCTTCAGAGGAAGAGATTTCAAGAGCCATCAAGCCTCTTGTAGAACAGTACTTTCCCGTTGAGACTGATAACCCCCGGAAA TTTGCTGTCTTGTATGGAGCACGTGCGAACACAGGCCTTGATAGGATGAAAATAATAAACACGGTGGCGAAGTCTATTCCTGCCCCTCATAAAGTTGATTTGAACAACCCGGAGATGTCTATCGTGGTTGAGATTGTTAAG ACGGTGTGCTTGATTGGGGTGGTGGAGAAGTACAAGGAACTGGCTAAGTACAATCTCAGGCAGCTCACGTCGACCAAGTGA